A genome region from Triticum aestivum cultivar Chinese Spring chromosome 2B, IWGSC CS RefSeq v2.1, whole genome shotgun sequence includes the following:
- the LOC123042011 gene encoding uncharacterized protein produces MERIDALKARRGKLADDPCLRRLRNRRLIVSLYLQPAHDWMLHETDLFMSGRHLQQLVACGQWRQALDYIRRFLPPAIGGVEARTLCLFLHALWAVDNAAACSMGAPVTTAAYNHDVRILTTMCASNAKLSSILNKIHHSPKFRASLDWKLVREKASLIADDLALDSPELRRRLLLPRDLLPIGPCHRRHHLKKQALRPASSAIAKWYLNRKKSLPSSTPAIGLNSEGQNRVVDLIEECLKAGTVVELDQGHLFQSSAMAGAFSTPFSQTMFGTTGPTKNSETSFVTNTGAPTFTGDSVSRPAKIPWIISSTNAGAFSTPSSQIMLHTTGSTKNIETSSVTSAGAPTFTGLLNYLHWNPSVANSGDSVSQPAKMKIPWIISATNADPVDLRERLTTAEEDDRDKKGNGLIDWS; encoded by the exons ATGGAGCGGATCGACGCCCTGAAGGCCCGCAGGGGCAAGCTCGCCGACGATCCATGCCTCAGGCGGCTCCGTAACCGGCGGCTCATCGTCTCCCTCTATCTCCAGCCCGCCCACGACTG GATGCTCCACGAGACGGATTTGTTCATGAGCGGCCGGCATCTGCAGCAGCTGGTGGCCTGCGGCCAGTGGAGGCAAGCCCTCGACTACATCCGGCGCTTCCTGCCGCCGGCCATAGGGGGCGTCGAGGCCCGCACCCTCTGTCTCTTCCTCCACGCCTTGTGGGCCGTGGACAACGCCGCCGCCTGCTCGATGGGCGCCCCCGTCACCACCGCTGCGTACAACCACGACGTCCGCATCCTGACCACCATGTGCGCTAGCAACGCCAAGCTCTCTTCCATCCTCAACAAGATACACCACTCGCCCAAATTCAG GGCATCCCTGGACTGGAAACTGGTAAGGGAGAAGGCATCGCTGATTGCTGATGACTTGGCGCTTGATTCTCCAGAGTTGAGACGCAGGTTGCTACTGCCCCGCGACTTGCTTCCCATCGG TCCCTGTCATCGAAGGCACCACTTGAAGAAACAAGCCCTGCGGCCAGCATCATCTGCTATTGCCAAGTGGTATCTCAACAGGAAGAAGAG CCTGCCTTCTTCAACCCCAGCTATCG GTTTGAACTCTGAGGGACAAAATCGGGTGGTGGATCTTATCG AGGAATGTTTAAAAGCGGGTACAGTTGTGGAGCTCGATCAAGGGCACCTATTTCAGTCAAGTGCGATGGCAG GTGCTTTTAGTACTCCATTCTCACAGACCATGTTCGGTACGACAGGTCCTACTAAAAACAGTGAAACTTCATTCGTGACAAATACAG GTGCTCCAACTTTCACAG GTGATTCAGTCTCACGGCCTGCTAAAATCCCTTGGATCATATCTTCCACAAATGCAG GTGCTTTTAGCACTCCATCTTCGCAGATAATGCTTCATACGACAGGTTCAACTAAAAACATTGAGACTTCATCAGTGACAAGTGCAG GTGCTCCAACTTTCACAGGTTTGCTTAATTATCTTCATTGGAACCCATCAGTTGCAAATTCAG GTGATTCAGTCTCACAGCCTGCTAAAATGAAAATCCCTTGGATCATATCTGCCACAAATGCAG ACCCAGTCGATCTAAGAGAGAGGCTGACAACTGCTGAGGAAGACGATCGCGATAAAAAAGGCAACGGACTAATAGATTG GAGCTAG